A stretch of DNA from Mucilaginibacter daejeonensis:
AGGCTGCGCCTTCGCCGCCCATGGTCCCTTTTTCGGTCGATGATAAGAGCTGGAGATTGGATACGGGCTTACGCCTGTACAGTCCTAAACGGGTAAGCACCTTAAAACTGGTATCTACCATCTCTTCGGTACCACCCACCAATACGGTATCGGCATCTTGCTCATTCAGGAGCATGATCGCATCGGTCAAAGCACTCTCGAACGATACGCCTTTATGCACGTAAGTACTGTTGTAGTTATGGCATTGCAGCAGTAAAGCTATTTGAGCGGCAACCGTGTTGTGGGTCGATTGGATGAATGCCGTAGGCGGCAGCATCTCCTCGTTACCTTCCACCAAACGGGTCATGAAAGTGATGGTATCTTCCATACAGCCAAAGGCAGTGCCGGTGATGATGGCGCCCGGCATATCCACACCGGCGTCCATTAAACATTGCTTGGCAGCAGCTACACCCATTTTGATCACATGGCTCATGCGCCTGATCAGCTTTAGGTCGATGTATTTTTTATAGTCGGGGTCAATGACCGGTAGCCGGGTACCAGTGTACTCAGCGATATCGGTCAGGAATCCCTGATCATTTAAAGTAGGTTGCGCCGAAACGCAGGCCGAAGACCGGATATAGATACTCATGATCGAACCGCCGAGAATATTAAAGATGTACAATTACCGCCAAACCCGAAGGAGTTGGACATGACGTGTTCTACCGGAACATCAGTAGTGTATTTTGTCTCCGGCTCAAATGGCATGTTCTCCATCCGCTTGTTGAAACGAAGGTTAGGATAGATGAGCTGATGTTTGATGGCCAACACCGAGAACACCGCCTCTACCCCACCACTTGCACCCAGCGTATGCCCGGTGAACGATTTGGTAGAGCTCAATGGCGGATAGTGCGGGTCGAACAAACGCTTGATGGCTGTCCCTTCCGAATCATCGTTATTCACCGTACCCGTTCCATGTAAGTTGATGTAGCTGATATCCGTTGTGGCCAACCCGGCTTTCTTCAAAGCGCCCTGCATAGCCAAATATGACCCTGTACCTTCAGGCGATGATGCGGTTTGATGGTAGGCATCATTGCTGTTCGTATAACCGCTCAGCTTGCAGATCACCTCTTTGGTCAACCTAGCGGCTACTTTCTCTGATACCAGCACCACATAACCGGCACCTTCGCCCAGGTTGAGTCCTTTACGGTCCTGGTCAAAAGGTTTGCACAGTTCGTTATCCAATATCATGAGGGTATTAAACCCATTGAGTGTGAACTTGGTCAGCGCATCGGCACCACCGGCGATCACCACATCCACCATGTTGTTACGAATAAGCCGAGCCCCGTAGAAAACGGCGTTCGCTGATGAGGAACAGGCTGTACTGATCGTGGTCACCACATCCTTAACGCCAAGCTGATCGGCCACGATCTCGGTCATGCTGCCGCATTCGTGATCATACACATCGCGCAATTTACCTTTGTTATTATCTTCGAGGAACTTCACGAAAAAGTCTTCGCTCTTATCCATACCGCCAACGGTGTTGGCCGATACGAAGCCGGTGCGCCATTGGTGCAGATCAGGGATGGCCGCATCAGCCACTGCCTCACGGGCAGCGATCAGGCTTAATAAGGCCGTGCGGCTGGTGCGATCGGGCAGGCCGGTCATGCTCACCAATTCCTCGTTACTGAGTTTCACCTCGGCAACAGGAAGCTTACCCTGATGAATGGTACGCAACAGGGTGATCGGCCCCATGCCTTCCTTACCGGCTTTGAAGGCGGCCAGGTGTTCACTCACATTGTTGCCAATGGCGGTGATCACACCTGCACCTGCTATATAAACGTTTTGGCTCATTGAGCGTACTTAGCTATTTTTAGTATTGAACAATCGGTCCATATGTTGGGGAGTGAACGGCATGCTGCTCACACGGTCCTGCTTCTCCACCAGGTATAATGCCGCTTTATATTGGTCTCCCAGCACATCCACCCATCCGCAAATACAGGTGTTTAAGATGTCGTGGTCCAGCAGATAACTTACCTGCTCGTGTATAAAGTTGGCATCAAAAGCCGGCTGAATAAAGAACGAATGCTCGCCCTTGATGTTGTTGCGAATGCATATCTCGCCTATAACGATATTGGGCAGCGTATACACGAAAACCGCCGGGCTGGGCACATCATCAATGGTGTTGTAATACCGCAGATCGTTGTCGAGGCTCGAGTTAGCATTGGCCAGCACCATGCCTACTTCTTCAGGCTGGTGATCATTACGCAGGTCAATATCCTTTAACAGAACCTCTGAGGCCAGCCATCCCAGCTTGCTCAGGTTATCCATTTTATAAAATTTAGGATAATTGAAATGGAAATGCTGGTAGATCGACAATAACAGATTCGCTACCCCTGTGGCTTGCTCATTACTGAACAGTTCGAGGCCGTTATACATTAACGAATGCCGGTCAATGACGCAGCTTGCAGATATATGGTATTTTGCCGACAAGGAGTTAGAGGATCGTTAAAAAAGGTTCACTTTCCAAATATAACAGCTCCGTTGCAACCGCCAAAACCTGAGGCGGTTTTTAAAAAAGTATCGGCTTGTAAGGTTTCGGTATGGGCACTCACTTTTACCGGGTGGGTTACACCCAAATGCTCGTAGCCTACGGTAGGTAATATAACACCTTGTTGTATGGCCTCCAAGGACGCAATGCTTTCGATCAGGCCTGCTGCACCCAGCGTATGGCCATAGTTGGCCTTTAAACTGTTAAGCGGCACTTGTGAAAGCCCTGCCAGTGTGATGGCCGCAGCTTCCATCTCGTCATTGTATGGTGTGGCTGTACCGTGGGCCGATATCATGCCAATGTCTTCCGATCGCTTACCGGCATCGGCCATGGCCTGGGTGATCGCATGAGCTAACTCCTGCCCGGTACGTGATGGCCCGGATATGTGATTAGCATCATTGCTGATGCCGCCACCCAAAACTTTAAAGTTGCCTTGGTAACGATCGTTCGATGACAGGATGATGGTACCGGCACCTTCGCCGAGGTTAAGCCCGGTGCGGTCACGGTCGAACGGACGGCAAACGCCATCGCTCAGGGCCTTGAAGGAGCTAAAACCCGATGCCACAAATCTGGAAACCAGATCAGCGCCGGTCACAATCACGTTCTGATATTTACCGGCCCGAAGTGATCGCATAGCGGTCACTATAGCCAATACACCTGAAATGCAGGCATTAGACACCACGATAGGTGCAACAGTGCCGCCAAAATATGAGGCTACTAATTGCGCTGAAGTTGCTAATGATATCCTGGTATTGAGCTCAGGCGTATGCTCTTCGGTCTCTAATAATCCTATGTTCCCTTTGGTGGAGGATACGATGAAGATCGTATCAGGTGCGGCCACGTCGATATCGGTTCGACTTAAAGTATCTTGCACCGACGCGATAAGTAACCGCTCGAAGCGGGTATAAGTATTTGATGTATCGTTTATGAAATGTTCGTCCTGATCAAACATTGAGGCGTAGATGGGCGTAGCTGAAAGCGTTTCATCGACACGACGCTCTACCCCGCTCTTACCTGCTTTCAAGGCCTCAACATTGTCGATCGTCGTTCTTCCAAGTGGCGTATAAATGTTGTGCGCCACTACATATGCGTTCGGTGTTTCGTTGCTCATGCTTAAACGCTTTCTTCCTCCTCCAGCACCCGCATGTCACATTTAGCGATCAGTTCGGTCCCTGACCACACCTGACCGGTCAATATGGTCATGTTGCCGATCTGGCTATCGACACGTATCTCGGTGATCAGCTCGTCATTCACTTTTGGCAAAGCCAATATCTCCAGGTCCTTCACACTGCCTATGTAACCATTTTTAACCGGTGTGCCATTTACCGATGCCACATAACCGGCACGCAATGCGGCCGTCTGTGCTATGTTCTCGATCAGGCCGCCTTCGGTAAAATGCCCGTTGCTGACCATCATATTATCAGGGCTGATCACAAAACTGCTTCTGATCAGTTCATCATCCACGTGCAGCAACCTGCCTACCATCACAAAAGGGTGCTTTTGCGGGATCAATGCGGTGATGTCGTCAACAGGCAGCTGCATATCGTTTATGAATATAGTCCCCCGTTAACAGAAAGGATCTGTCCGGTAATATAAGCAGCATCTGGTGAGGCCAGGAAAGCCGCCGCATGAGCTACTTCTTCAGGCTTGCCGAAACGGCGTACCGGGATCAGGTTCCGAAGTTCTTTTTCGTCCAGTTCTTCGGTCATATCGGTACGGATAAAGCCAGGGGCCAGGGCGTTCACTGTGATACCCTGCCTGCCTACCTCCTGTGCCAGTGCTTTGGTAGCACCGATCACACCGGCCTTAGCAGCCGAATAATTGGTTTGACCAGCAAGGCCCTTGATACCTGATAGCGATACTACGTTAACTATGCGGCCATATTTACGGGTCAGCATTCCGTTGAGTACAAGGCGGGTCACATAAAAAAAGCTATCTAGGTTGGTCTTCATCACGTTATCCCATTGGTCCTCTTCCATCCAAGCCATCAGGCTATCGGCACGGATACCGGCATTGTTCACCAATACCTCTATCTCGTGATCTTCGTGGGCATCTATCCAGGCGCTTAACACCTGTTTGATCTGTTCTTTATCGGAAACGTCGAATTGCAGGATCTCACCGGTACTACCGGCTTGCTTGACCTGCTCTAACGTATTTTGTGCCTCTTCGAGATTGCTTTTATAATTGATGAGCACATGGTAGCCCAATGCTGCCATTTTAACGCAGATGGCGCGGCCTATGCCACGCGAACCACCGG
This window harbors:
- a CDS encoding beta-ketoacyl synthase N-terminal-like domain-containing protein; this translates as MSIYIRSSACVSAQPTLNDQGFLTDIAEYTGTRLPVIDPDYKKYIDLKLIRRMSHVIKMGVAAAKQCLMDAGVDMPGAIITGTAFGCMEDTITFMTRLVEGNEEMLPPTAFIQSTHNTVAAQIALLLQCHNYNSTYVHKGVSFESALTDAIMLLNEQDADTVLVGGTEEMVDTSFKVLTRLGLYRRKPVSNLQLLSSTEKGTMGGEGAAFVLLGSQPSATDMAKLDALATLYKPHDIHAEIQRFIDRQGIALNDIDLVIFGNNGDIKNDQAYHELVEGMFKGIPVANYKHLCGEYPVASSFALWMASNILKTQTIPPVVMQGEVPAQAPKRILLYNHYQMKYHSLMLVSAVN
- a CDS encoding 3-hydroxyacyl-ACP dehydratase; this encodes MQLPVDDITALIPQKHPFVMVGRLLHVDDELIRSSFVISPDNMMVSNGHFTEGGLIENIAQTAALRAGYVASVNGTPVKNGYIGSVKDLEILALPKVNDELITEIRVDSQIGNMTILTGQVWSGTELIAKCDMRVLEEEESV
- a CDS encoding beta-ketoacyl-[acyl-carrier-protein] synthase family protein gives rise to the protein MYNGLELFSNEQATGVANLLLSIYQHFHFNYPKFYKMDNLSKLGWLASEVLLKDIDLRNDHQPEEVGMVLANANSSLDNDLRYYNTIDDVPSPAVFVYTLPNIVIGEICIRNNIKGEHSFFIQPAFDANFIHEQVSYLLDHDILNTCICGWVDVLGDQYKAALYLVEKQDRVSSMPFTPQHMDRLFNTKNS
- a CDS encoding beta-ketoacyl-[acyl-carrier-protein] synthase family protein, with the protein product MSNETPNAYVVAHNIYTPLGRTTIDNVEALKAGKSGVERRVDETLSATPIYASMFDQDEHFINDTSNTYTRFERLLIASVQDTLSRTDIDVAAPDTIFIVSSTKGNIGLLETEEHTPELNTRISLATSAQLVASYFGGTVAPIVVSNACISGVLAIVTAMRSLRAGKYQNVIVTGADLVSRFVASGFSSFKALSDGVCRPFDRDRTGLNLGEGAGTIILSSNDRYQGNFKVLGGGISNDANHISGPSRTGQELAHAITQAMADAGKRSEDIGMISAHGTATPYNDEMEAAAITLAGLSQVPLNSLKANYGHTLGAAGLIESIASLEAIQQGVILPTVGYEHLGVTHPVKVSAHTETLQADTFLKTASGFGGCNGAVIFGK
- the fabG gene encoding 3-oxoacyl-ACP reductase FabG; this translates as MKCALITGGSRGIGRAICVKMAALGYHVLINYKSNLEEAQNTLEQVKQAGSTGEILQFDVSDKEQIKQVLSAWIDAHEDHEIEVLVNNAGIRADSLMAWMEEDQWDNVMKTNLDSFFYVTRLVLNGMLTRKYGRIVNVVSLSGIKGLAGQTNYSAAKAGVIGATKALAQEVGRQGITVNALAPGFIRTDMTEELDEKELRNLIPVRRFGKPEEVAHAAAFLASPDAAYITGQILSVNGGLYS
- a CDS encoding beta-ketoacyl-[acyl-carrier-protein] synthase family protein, with the translated sequence MSQNVYIAGAGVITAIGNNVSEHLAAFKAGKEGMGPITLLRTIHQGKLPVAEVKLSNEELVSMTGLPDRTSRTALLSLIAAREAVADAAIPDLHQWRTGFVSANTVGGMDKSEDFFVKFLEDNNKGKLRDVYDHECGSMTEIVADQLGVKDVVTTISTACSSSANAVFYGARLIRNNMVDVVIAGGADALTKFTLNGFNTLMILDNELCKPFDQDRKGLNLGEGAGYVVLVSEKVAARLTKEVICKLSGYTNSNDAYHQTASSPEGTGSYLAMQGALKKAGLATTDISYINLHGTGTVNNDDSEGTAIKRLFDPHYPPLSSTKSFTGHTLGASGGVEAVFSVLAIKHQLIYPNLRFNKRMENMPFEPETKYTTDVPVEHVMSNSFGFGGNCTSLIFSAVRS